In one window of Aphidius gifuensis isolate YNYX2018 linkage group LG4, ASM1490517v1, whole genome shotgun sequence DNA:
- the LOC122855464 gene encoding putative uncharacterized protein DDB_G0282133 isoform X4: MFGCICNVFEWLDHQPMTIKSLGMEDKRMTEMMSNQMTISHQMKNNIENVCPSSPGVQSMPSGARRRSGPQILLRSPAAKRPLSAPVALQGWLYKRGSEGLMLWKRRWFVLTEYCLFYYKTPEEKNLLGSILLPSYCVSICTQDDKTNKKKYAFKAEHLNMRTYYFAAETHDSMLQWINSLTLATLVQDPNTNYKITTPVSSNTSNFNDNCDGEQSARPSVSSISSMMNQSADDSDSGFHGFLSRDEQILSNNNSTPNSGNTLSYPNSSCIPNTTNNNINNNCKRNIINNNSNNNNGQLQSQFINNGWQQRHYHNPNMMHNMYGCTRQQQQQQHQQQQQFNVQNIETMPRKFGQPVYANAPPKPRRLTDGSTEYSTPSPDPDDNTPQTYQQQHQQQQQVAWNMIGANQKSPDQDDNTPQLLQQQKAGWNMIGVKQKSPDYDGNSIIYGTRINQINQQSVVPLRTDKSGLNYMNNQVQSNNERRTPDTYGRSTKTNSRKTRINGSDYEDVYAGPQLYQRPIGPVGYCKSPVPLPIDIPSPIIDNNESIYVQQQQKIIDQPPRPHSADFLEHDMIKRRNNNNTSNKKIDDNNKVLHKRHQRPKSSMDIIPIPSNINDYYTEEKYAAQMRQTYLKSPQSINGTIDSVDHQLYSSHINNSNNYHSHHKLQRNNSRTTTPSLLTKKYENYNNENNYDCHNIYGIKDNKITASSTTQSLKRHPDNFYNSGMMRRSLREKNYDNSFNDSSYIDTNNDGTILTRIRLNDSNNYDDGNDIYGLQSRQVGEHLNRRRLHDQQFMRSASARLPRNRHSNTIQVDCKNSADIDADDCYEQGLKSPGSRDGDRRIQQREESMKRLLEWKQRMLQSPLTKKPTSQITSNSPIVKTELSSHYKRQALLDLAAHEASVAEARQPRHPRRDDNSSHRSHLRSKSSDGCRSANNIIRYNSYSSDDEEPDDDVKRKRTRRQSSHQTSGKTNRNDDKTILNSNKCNKNITSPDVGYCGYEDTEFPVSPVSQYHDTSINLNDSINNEKDQSENTIIEKKSSILKTKNYQYNIDEDNNYECDLSSMIKKNLTLRRGKAIWPHSTPSPTSSLSSSSKTIQWNSPDNSKNHVDESQFIKEFSYQYIKADEDYLDDNKSLNDKSKSVSFKSDDQTCDTDNTDDNDQINDSISKESSQSIEVNISGGVGGSGKSVKDLLADYEKKSDQFVHKAENDKQDELKVEDITQDNFELSNKNNINCGLINSDDPSECYVRHSVADSMIANIGVTCNDELSSDNISINSSFKNDDKGSPEAHYLPMSPKKAILDPNNDVSNGASKIMSNLFQKLDHEECSYVEMTQRGRTSRCDDERYSVLAPNQINNYNKSMLDSGDYTTLDNSHYEFVCVTDNKIEPVYMEVCQLINKNNDHDHKNQQNKTSNDNIKKQNQRLSQLSADLPDILTTLKTNDNQNYNNSDNDRNNDADDNENNNDYCRDKKINKNDDNNCGEKKIIDNTDSSFNLSDKIMKNNNSGDVDDDDIDNCDDDNFLESSNYDGTINLPRHPRFSLSDTFRPASHYLDIGRNINLSEFSEDFQDNDLVSPPPIPTTTPPLDELDSLEIDDKIDEITAKNLEITSNLINLPKFKDSQNSIASGLQYDHDNSQEDEEARYRKLKRRPVSNDVCEIFDNLDELESLGSRFDGASIDLDQYLEELRIRDAFNVDLYSKDLSYNSLYGLNDNDNKFNNNKLNKSNLSTISSEISVANSTEYLSTNSPNTSVNINDNQPHPHHSHHHHHHHHHINNNTRTNSASSLPAMRITDLPQNHHQHSQSFSGCTTTDEITSLSAYYENVTNFSPLPTMTSDESFNLSYNQKLLNKCDKKNKKDDDNKTINDHRQLQNIPSQQEQQQQQDNDQIGAPYYYSDLQNGQQQNINENNNVQIKQPVLIAYTSRLPQLNNQRGNTIINYTNKRNDIGRLVNPITKQLPRTIQVDDIDEARLIAAELRKKSCEYLSNSANKICKSDMDDKKNFYESDTLRRFKCRTDDKIDLINNDDVNIYPHGLIRDKTMKLSDWDCVNYQPNHRRSRSLEGLLDNVDLQNLIANDSSRNNFRVSSVPPISQREIINDDNNNDTGNNTFSRINSNELTRPIDQQEDPWQEDSLWRDSLRRISHRHARSLDNLESRSTNDHSRERHKITRDAVYVNDSMRYVSPITVKDRDKERGGGCDDGVASSASGSGNNNNTNHDNDEDGDENKKENCHVNLSQVEQSTSTSINNNRQTNEDGAYECLEMNRSTGGYIWDPNSETYNKIQDNNNDDDDKKNHFLDVGNLPPKTHMKTQSSFEIDREKLRQWDLLSSACSHQEQRTLMGDVSVRGLPVLENQQEDGQNMTLITTTTTTPTMTTTTMTTTIINNQTNEDKDIDKIIDDARNEDETMEKNNGKASGSGSVIGRDPLPPRAISTSQLSQNNLTNQPRSSSQSHVNGHDSRVQQQMTSPLPVYQSTPQSATITKMRQNGNDIDSSICRGTTDVNNSTTMSSESLHNNSTNLRVISPIDYRISSPSDSERHTHNSSDKIPINYMNGSIGGNSYRQLHQVPQDSDIIDHQTYKRARLVELDTPRRLENLHKLDELKNHLIDLEKQYEKGKPLVNLVDNMVKLGSLYNRNGINGNSSILNANPYEKNGHINNYPENNQRAREEKLLEEHRKRNQQTADQGKLQEKVKQLYKIDRLLQEETGTMYSLQQDKELLEKALGGLRNKLQDNRTNNVEFEKYKKQQNLLERELSRVRMLLSHNSKKLEETIIENTRLENELVILRQKIQESRGYSGGYSNTPGTTANLEFEFKRVQQLVCDLQRQRQDLSIQVHQLTEKSHNLVKQINPNPSTSPLTFTSIQTPGVHHIYQANKKRIPTSWFETDLDSGVTFDHGLVSPSSSTTSSSLSPMNYTNIHMTQLSPQLREQMHQQQIHKNQLLKDRIQGKSRSSPILTNIPLYVNTDGRKVIHTGLPPEYISPPPPPPPTLQSSSVHSHSHLQLSSTLSPPGSPLPPPPPPPPLIDDSMFNGTVNNNNRDKQQEIKTVRIVKRESERRQRDRDRGDNCRNNNIGIPLMNGHGISSGHDYDHIGMPRVDENQYYQQKDLVNNNNNNCNNNSSNNNSNNSNRQVEKSMSLPRGFGGQKNQQDIVTAPPVLPPPRSDSMNALKNIIARCSQTTKLDSGHDGINDNNTTINEQQNSLLPMSYQNYASPYTKLRKSQEMNLIQQCQQQSIKLSQEKLTNSVASVNSVGGESPQLSPVFKSEAAKQIIKEMTEKKIDKPKKRLIPKEKRRHYTVSSSKPIIGLEDVFSKMQMGRARDDLDMERALRPRINAPDVVRSTLSQKELKFNENMIDQLLGAPNKIFIPERYVPEQTPELSAEEKKQRLQKADAIRKMLSETTVTAADDANDDTVVNNEKSNDFKRKVAEEKKQRDHILQLNQILAKQVMEKSKMVAVTALIQPDKNYDDDDYNDLSPTQMPLYQQRDNYFY, translated from the exons atgtttgggTGTATTTGTAATGTTTTCGaatg gCTTGATCACCAACCGATGACAATAAAAAGTCTCGGGATGGAGGATAAAAGA aTGACGGAGATGATGTCAAATCAAATGACAATATCacatcaaatgaaaaataatatagaaaatgTATGTCCATCGAGTCCTGGTGTACAATCAATGCCATCAGGTGCTCGTCGACGTAGTGGACCACAAATATTGTTACGTTCACCAGCAGCTAAACGACCATTATCAGCACCAGTTGCATTACAAGGCTGGCTATATAAACGAGGCTCAGAAGGTCTTATGTTATGGAAAAGAAGATGGTTTGTTTTAActgaatattgtttattttattacaaaacaccagaagaaaaaaatttacttggaTCAATATTATTACCATCATATTGTGTTAGTATTTGTACACAagatgataaaacaaataaaaaaaaatatgcatttaAAGCTGAACATCTTAATATGAGAACATATTATTTTGCTGCTGAAACACATGATAGTATGTTACAATGGATAAATTCATTGACATTAGCAACACTTGTACAAGATccaaatacaaattataaaataacaacaccaGTATCATCAAATAcatcaaattttaatgataattgtgATGGTGAACAAAGTGCAAGACCAAGtgtatcatcaatatcatcaatgaTGAATCAAAGTGCTGATGATAGTGATTCAGGTTTTCATGGTTTTTTATCACGAGATgaacaaatattatcaaataataattcaactccAAATAGTGGAAATACATTATCATATCCAAATTCATCTTGTATTccaaatacaacaaataataatataaataataattgtaaaagaaatattattaataataatagtaacaaCAATAATGGACAATTGCAATcacaatttattaacaatggcTGGCAACAAAGACACTATCATAATCCAAATATGATGCATAATATGTATGGTTGTACacgtcaacaacaacaacaacagcaccagcagcaacaacaatttaatgtacaaaatattgaaacaatGCCAAGGAAATTTGGTCAACCAGTTTATGCAAATGCACCACCAAAACCAAGAAGGCTTACTGATGGATCAACTGAATATTCTACTCCATCACCAGATCCAGATGATAATACACCACAaacatatcaacaacaacaccagcaacaacagcaagtTGCTTGGAATATGATTGGAGCTAATCAAAAGTCACCAGATCAAGATGACAATACACcacaattattacaacaacaaaaagcTGGTTGGAATATGATTGGAGTTAAACAAAAATCACCAGATTATGATggtaattcaataatttatggaacaagaataaatcaaataaatcaacaatctGTTGTACCATTAAGAACAGATAAATCTggtttaaattatatgaataatcaAGTACAAAGTAATAATGAAAGACGTACACCAGATACATATGGTAGAAGTACTAAAACAAATTCACGTAAAACACGTATTAATGGATCAGATTATGAGGATGTTTATGCTGGACCACAATTATATCAAAGACCAATTGGTCCAGTTGGTTATTGTAAAAGTCCAGTACCATTACCAATTGATATACCATCaccaattattgataataatgaatcaatatatgttcaacaacaacaaaaaataattgatcaacCACCACGACCACATAGTGCTGATTTTCTTGAACATGATATGATTAAACgacgtaataataataatactagtaataaaaaaattgatgataataataaagtattacATAAACGTCATCAACGACCAAAATCAAGTATGGATATAATACCAATTCCctcaaatataaatgattattatacaGAAGAAAAATATGCAGCACAAATGCGacaaacatatttaaaatcaccACAATCAATAAATGGTACTATTGATTCTGTTGATCATCAATTATATTCTTCACATATAAATAAcagtaataattatcatagCCATCATAAATtacaaagaaataattcacgtacaacaacaccatcattgttaactaaaaaatatgaaaattataataatgaaaataattatgattgtcataatatttatggtattaaagataataaaattacagcatcatcaacaacacaaTCATTAAAAAGACATccagataatttttataatagtgGAATGATGAGACGTtcattgagagaaaaaaattatgataattcatttaatgatTCTTCATATATTGATACAAATAATGATGGTACAATTTTAACAAGAATAAGATTAaatgatagtaataattatgatgatggtAATGATATTTATGGATTACAAAGTCGACAAGTTGGTGAACATTTAAATAGACGTAGATTACATGATCAACAATTTATGAGATCAGCATCAGCAAGATTACCACGTAATCGTCATTCAAATACAATTCAAGTTGATTGTAAAAATTCAGCTGATATTGATGCTGATGATTGTTATGAGCAAGGATTAAAATCACCTGGTTCTCGTGATGGAGACAGAAGAATTCAACAG cgTGAAGAATCGATGAAACGTTTGCTTGAATGGAAACAAAGAATGTTACAGTCACcattaacaaaaaaaccaacatCACAAATAACAAGTAACAGTCCAATTGTTAAGACAGAATTGTCAAGTCATTATAAACGTCAAGCATTACTTGATCTTGCTGCACATGAGGCATCTGTTGCGGAAGCACGTCAACCACGTCATCCAAGACGTGATGATAATTCATCACATCGTTCACACTTACGTAGCAAGAGTTCAGATGGATGTCGATCagccaataatattattagataCAACAGCTACTCCAGTGACGATGAAG AGCCAGATGATGATGTGAAAAGGAAAAGGACACGTAGACAGAGCAGTCATCAAACATCAGGAAAAACAAATcgaaatgatgataaaacaatattaaattcaaataaatgtaataaaaatattacaagtcCAGATGTTGGTTATTGTGGTTATGAAGATACTGAATTTCCAGTGTCACCAGTGAGTCAATATCATgatacatcaataaatttaaatgattcaatTAACAATGAAAAGGATCAATctgaaaatacaattattgaaaaaaaatcaagtattttaaaaactaaaaattatcagtataatattgatgaagataataattacGAGTGTGATCTTTcatcaatgattaaaaaaaatttaacattaagaAGAGGAAAAGCTATTTGGCCACACAGTACACCATCACCAACATCTTccttgtcatcatcatcaaaaacaattcaatGGAATTCACCAgataattctaaaaatcaTGTTGATgaaagtcaatttattaaagagttttcttatcaatatataaaagctGATGAAGACtatcttgatgataataaatctttaaatgataaaagtaaatcaGTTAGTTTTAAATCAGATGATCAAACTTGTGACACGGATAATACTGATGATAATGATCAAATTAATGATTCTATTTCAAAAGAATCATCTCAATCAATTGAAGTAAATATCagtggtggtgttggtggtaGTGGTAAATCAGTAAAAGATTTATTGGctgattatgaaaaaaaatctgatcAATTTGTACATAAAGCTGAAAATGATAAACAGGATGAATTAAAAGTAGAAGATATTACTCAagataattttgaattatcaaataaaaataatataaattgtggTTTAATTAATTCTGATGATCCTAGTGAGTGTTATGTTCGTCACAGTGTTGCTGATTCAATGATTGCTAATATTGGTGTTACTTGtaatgatgaattatcaagtgacaatataagtataaattcatcatttaaaaatgatgataaaggTAGTCCAGAAGCTCATTATTTACCAATGTCACCAAAAAAAGCTATACTTGATCCAAATAATGATGTATCAAATGGTGCCTCtaaaataatgtcaaatttatttcaaaaattagaTCATGAAGAATGTTCATATGTTGAAATGACACAACGTGGTAGAACATCACGTTGTGATGATGAACGTTATTCTGTACTTGCaccaaatcaaataaataattataataaaagcaTGCTTGATTCTGGTGATTATACAACACTTGATAATTCACATTATGAATTTGTATGTGttactgataataaaattgaaccaGTTTACATGGAAgtttgtcaattaattaacaaaaataatgatcatgatcataaaaatcaacaaaataaaacatcaaatgataatataaaaaaacaaaatcaaagaTTATCACAATTATCAGCAGATCTTCCAGATATTTTaacaacattaaaaacaaatgataatcaaaattataataatagtgataatGATCGTAataatgatgctgatgataatgaaaataataatgattattgtcgtgataaaaaaattaataaaaatgatgataataattgtggagaaaaaaaaattattgataataccGATTCTAGTTTTAATTTGAgtgataaaattatgaaaaataataatagtggtgatgttgatgatgatgatattgataattgtgatgatgataattttttagaatcatcaaattatgatggtacaattaatttaccaagACATCCAAGATTTAGTTTATCAGATACATTTAGACCTGCATCACATTATCTTGATATTggaagaaatattaatttatcagaaTTTTCAGAAGATTTTCAGGACAATGATTTAGtatcaccaccaccaataccaacaacaacaccacctTTGGATGAACTTGATTCACttgaaattgatgataaaattgatgaaataactgcaaaaaatttagaaataacatcaaatttaataaatttaccaaaatttaAAGATAGCCAAAATAGTATTGCAAGTGGATTACAATATGATCATGACAATAGccaagaagatgaagaagcacgttatagaaaattaaaaagacgTCCAGTTAGTAATGATGTTTgtgaaatatttgataatttagatGAACTTGAATCATTGGGTAGTCGTTTTGATGGTGCAAGTATTGATTTAGATCAGTATCTTGAAGAATTACGTATAAGAGATGCATTTAATGTTGATTTATATAGCAAGGATTTAAGTTACAATAGTCTATATGgtttaaatgataatgataataaatttaataataataaattaaataaaagtaatttatcaacaataagcAGTGAAATATCAGTAGCTAATTCAACAGAATATTTATCTACAAATAGTCCAAATACAAGtgttaatataaatgataatcaaCCTCATCCTCATCAttcccatcatcatcatcatcatcatcatcatattaataataatacaagaacAAATTCAGCATCATCATTACCAGCAATGAGAATAACTGATTTACcacaaaatcatcatcaacattcaCAATCATTTAGTGGCTGTACAACAACTGATGAAATCACATCACTGTCAGCTTATTATGAAAATGTTACAAATTTTTCACCATTACCAACAATGACATCTGatgaatcatttaatttatcatataatcaaaagttattaaataaatgtgataaaaaaaataaaaaagatgatgataataaaacaataaatgatcatcgtcaattacaaaatataccaagccaacaagaacaacaacaacaacaagataaTGATCAAATTGGAGCACCATATTATTATTCTGATTTACAAAATggtcaacaacaaaatattaatgaaaataataatgtacaaATAAAACAACCAGTACTTATTGCATACACATCAAGATTAccacaattaaataatcaacgtggtaatacaataataaattatacaaataaacgTAATGATATTGGTCGTTTAGTTAATccaataacaaaacaattacCAAGAACAATACaagttgatgatattgatgaggCACGTTTAATTGCTGCTGAATTACGTAAAAAATCAtgtgaatatttatcaaatagtgctaataaaatatgtaaaagtgatatggatgataaaaaaaatttttatgaatcaGATACATTGAGACGTTTCAAATGTCGtactgatgataaaattgatttaattaataatgatgatgttaatatatatCCACATGGTCTTATACgtgataaaacaatgaaattaagTGATTGGGATTGTGTTAATTATCAACCAAATCACAGAAGATCAAGATCACTTGAGGGATTATTAGATAATGttgatttacaaaatttaattgccaATGATAgtagtagaaataattttcgtGTATCATCAGTACCACCAATAAGTCAAcgtgaaattataaatgatgacaataataatgatactggtaataatacatttagtagaataaattcaaatgaattaaCAAGACCTATTGATCAACAAGAAGATCCATGGCAAGAGGATAGTTTATGGAGAGATAGTCTTAGAAGAATAAGTCATAGACATGCAAGATCATTAGATAATTTAGAGAGTCGTAGTACAAATGATCATTCAAGAGAAAGACACAAAATAACACGTGATGCTGTTTATGTTAATGATAGTATGAGATATGTTTCACCAATTACTGTTAAAGATCGTGACAAAGAACGAGGTGGTGGTTGTGATGATGGTGTTGCTAGTAGTGCTAGTGGtagtggtaataataataatactaatcatgataatgatgaagatggtgatgaaaataaaaaagaaaattgtcatgttaatttatcacaagttgaacaatcaacatcaacaagtattaataataatcgacAAACAAATGAAGACGGTGCATATGAATGTCTTGAAATGAATCGTTCAACTGGTGGTTATATATGGGATCCAAATAGTgaaacatataataaaatacaagataataataatgatgatgatgataaaaaaaatcattttttagaCGTTGGCAACCTTCCTCCGAAAACACATATGAAAACACAAAGTTCATTCGAAATAGATCGCGAAAAATTACGTCAGTGGGATCTACTGTCGAGCGCTTGCTCACACCAGGAACAACGAACACTGATGGGAGATGTATCGGTGCGAGGGTTGCCAGTTTTAGAAAATCAACAAGAAGATGGTCAGAATATGACATTAAtaacgacaacaacaacaacaccaacaatgACAACAACGACAATGACAAcgacaataattaataatcaaaccAATGAAGATaaagatattgataaaattattgatgatgctAGAAATGAAGATGAAACAATGGAGAAGAATAATGGCAAAG cttcTGGTTCTGGCTCAGTGATTGGAAGAGATCCCTTGCCACCACGTGCAATTAGCACGTCTCAATTgtcacaaaataatttaacaaatcagCCACGTTCATCATCACAGTCGCATGTCAATGGACATGATAGTCGTGTACAACAACAAATGACAAGTCCACTTCCTGTTTATCAATCAACACCACAGTCAGCAACAATTACTAAAATGCGACAAAATGGTAATGATATAGATTCATCAATTTGTCGAGGGACAACTGATGTCAACAATTCAACAAC aatgaGCAGTGAATCATTgcataataattcaacaaatttacGTGTTATTTCGCCAATTGACTATCGTATATCAAGTCCAAGTGATAGTGAAAGACATACTCATAATTCTT ctgATAAAATACCAATTAATTATATGAATGGTAGCATTGGTGGCAATAGTTACAGACAACTTCACCAGGTACCACAAGATTCTGATATTATTGATCATCAGACCTACAAACGa GCAAGACTTGTTGAGCTGGATACACCAAGAAGATTAGAAAATCTCCATAAACTTGATGAacttaaaaatcatttgattgATCTAGAAAAacag TATGAAAAAGGAAAACCGCTTGTTAATTTAGTTGATAATATGGTAAAGCTTGGATCTCTTTACAATCGTAATGGCATTAATGGAAACAGTAGTATTTTAAATGCAAAtccatatgaaaaaaatggtcacattaataattatccaGAAAATAATCAACGTGCAAGAGAAGAAAAGCTATTAGAAGAACATCGTAAACGAAATCAACAAACAGCTGATCAAGGAAAGCTACAAGAAAAAgttaaacaattatataaaattgatcgTTTACTTCAAGAAGAAACTGGTACAATGTATAGTCTTCAACAAGACAAAGAATTACTTGAAAAAGCATTAGGTGGTTTACGTAATAAGTTACAAGATAATCGTACAAATAatgttgaatttgaaaaatataaaaaacaacaaaatttacttgaaCGTGAATTATCACGTGTTAGAATGTTATTATCACATAATTCTAAAAAACTAGAAGAAactattattgaaaatacaagATTAGAAAATGAACTTGTAATATTACgtcaaaaaatacaagaatcACGTGGTTATTCTGGTGGTTATTCAAATACACCAGGTACAACAGCAAATTtagaatttgaatttaaacgtGTACAACAACTTGTATGTGATCTTCAACGACAAAGACAAGATTTAAGTATTCAAGTACATCAATTAACTGAAAAATCACATAATTTagttaaacaaattaatccAAATCCATCAACAAGTCCATTAACATTTACATCAATACAAACACCTGGTGTACATCATATTTatcaagcaaataaaaaaagaattccaACATCATGGTTTGAAACTGATCTTGATTCTGGTGTTACATTTGATCATGGTCTTGTATCACCATCAAGCTCAACAACAAgttcatcattatcaccaatgaattatacaaatattcaTATGACACAGCTAAGTCCACAGCTACGTGAACAAatgcatcaacaacaaattcataaaaatcagCTATTAAAAGATAGAATACAGGGTAAAAGTAGAAGTAGTccaatattaacaaatataccACTTTATGTTAATACAGATGGTAGAAAAGTTATTCATACTGGTTTACCACCAGAATATatatcaccaccaccaccgccACCACCGACATTACAATCTTCTTCAGTACATTCTCATTCTCATTTACAATTGTCATCAACATTATCGCCTCCAGGCTCACCAttaccaccacctccaccaccaccacctctcATTGATGATTCAATGTTCAATGGAACtgtcaacaataataatcgtgataaacaacaagaaataaaaacagttaGAATTGTTAAAAGAGAATCAGAAAGACGACAAAGAGATCGTGATCGTGGTGATAAttgtagaaataataatattggcaTACCATTGATGAATGGACATGGAATATCTAGTGGACATGATTATGATCATATTGGTATGCCAAGAGTAGATGAAAATCagtattatcaacaaaaagatttagtaaataataataataataattgtaataataatagtagcaataataatagcaataatagtaatagACAAGTTGAGAAAAGTATGTCATTGCCTCGAGGTTTTGGTggacaaaaaaatcaacaggATATTGTTACTGCTCCACCAGTATTACCACCACCAAGAAGTGACAGCATGAatgcattgaaaaatattattgcacGTTGCAGTCAAACAACAAaa ttggATTCTGGTCATGAtggtattaatgataataatactacAATCAATGAACAACAAAATTCTTTGTTGCCAATGTCATATCAAAATTATGCATCACCATATACAAAATTACGTAAAAGTCaagaaatgaatttaatacaacaatgtcaacaacaatcaattaaattatcacaagaaaaattaacaaattcagtTGCAAGTGTTAATAGTGTTGGTGGTGAATCACCACAATTATCACCAGTATTTAAAAGTGAAGCTgctaaacaaataattaaagaaatgacagaaaaaaaaattgataaaccaaaaaaacGTTTGATACCTAAAGAAAAAAGACGACATTATACTGTATCAAGTAGTAAACCAATAATAGGTCTTGAAgatgttttttcaaaaatg cAAATGGGTAGAGCCCGAGATGATTTGGATATGGAAAGAGCATTGAGACCAAGAATAAATGCTCCTGATGTTGTCAGATCAACACTGAGTCAAAAAGaacttaaatttaatgaaaatatgattgatcaaCTTCTTGGTGcaccaaataaaatatttattcctGAACGTTATGTTCCTGAACag acACCAGAATTATcagctgaagaaaaaaaacaacgctTACAAAAAGCTGATGCCATACGTAAAATGCTTTCTGAAACAACAGTAACAGCTGCTGATGATGcaaatg atGATACAGtagtaaataatgaaaaatcaaatgattttaaacgAAAAGttgctgaagaaaaaaaacaaagagatCATATActtcaattaaatcaaatactGGCAAAACAAGTTatggaaaaaagtaaaatggtTGCTG TAACTGCACTTATTCAAccagataaaaattatgatgatgatgattataatgatttatcacCAACGCAAATGCCATTGTATCAACAgcgtgataattatttttactag